In Triticum aestivum cultivar Chinese Spring chromosome 5B, IWGSC CS RefSeq v2.1, whole genome shotgun sequence, the following proteins share a genomic window:
- the LOC123116082 gene encoding probable kinase CHARK: MYIVIFMISMSYQCIAPLASAVPTNYTASNMHVTSVHGRPVTNTTVAMANGVPSIDFLEHEAPLLLPPSESKGWAEVDDSNPVTHRYTVLTSKAPRDDPVTGSAPCRGNCTSRTDRVSPRNHIPSPFVPPVASNGSTAERLPPIRRRVQRRVHRRHRKKGDTIKVRKLLGVYRHPTRLQSEPRGSRVTAVAVGSVVSVLLCVLAGLLPWCMCRNSATPASIDSESEEDESVLRPELLQQAAGPGRYNYCDLAAATSNFAQSKRIGRGGFGSVYCGYLDEQGRHVAVKMFSMESLDQGSMEFEHEVKIMSQLRHRNVVQLLGWCDCRKGLLLVYELVPGGSLDKRLHDPEKLLTWQERYKIALGLGSAIQYLHTECNQCVVHGDIKPSNIMLDSSDSAKLGDFGLARLVDHGAEPQTTQVIAGTVGYMDPEFVSSQKRGTESDVYSFGIVLLEIASGMRPVASGQPSVLLLRRVWDMYDRNSILDAADGRLSGDFDGHQMEHVLVTGLWCAHRHKSQRPSIEQAMVALRRCKDDFESPVVPVPLPAMHWPDSEQMRSLEEQAYGDLPTGSSSSACLSAATVYHTLEHSSHLPVLDRCWHPCQSL, encoded by the exons ATGTTACTTCTGTTCATGGCCGCCCCGTTACCAACACCACAGTGGCAATGGCCAATGGCGTACCCTCCATAGACTTCTTAGAGCACGAGGCACCTCTCTTGTTGCCCCCGAGCGAATCCAAAGGCTGGGCGGAAGTTGATGATTCGAATCCGGTCACACATCGTTACACAGTTCTTACTAGTAAGGCTCCTAGAGATGATCCGGTAACCGGTTCTGCCCCTTGCAGAGGTAATTGCACAAGCCGAACGGACAGAGTGAGTCCGAGGAATCACATCCCTTCTCCTTTTGTTCCCCCCGTTGCCTCAAACGGTAGCACAGCTGAGCGGCTTCCACCTATCCGCCGGCGAGTGCAACGAAGAGTGCACCGTCGACACAGGAAGAAAGGTGACACCATCAAAGTAAGGAAATTACTGGGTGTTTATCGCCATCCGACGAGATTACAGAGTGAGCCTAGAGGCTCGAGAGTTACCGCTGTAGCTGTAGGTTCTGTGGTGTCGGTCTTGCTCTGTGTCCTTGCAGGGCTTTTGCCGTGGTGTATGTGTCGCAACTCGGCAACGCCAGCATCCATCGACTCGGAGTCAGAGGAGGACGAGTCCGTCCTGAGGCCTGAGCTACTCCAGCAAGCAGCAGGCCCTGGCCGATACAACTACTGCGATCTGGCAGCCGCAACGAGCAATTTCGCCCAGAGCAAGAGGATCGGGCGAGGGGGGTTCGGGTCGGTCTATTGCGGCTACCTGGATGAACAGGGCCGTCATGTGGCAGTCAAGATGTTCTCCATGGAATCGCTAGACCAAGGGAGTATGGAGTTTGAGCACGAGGTGAAGATCATGAGCCAGCTCAGGCATCGGAACGTTGTCCAGCTCCTGGGCTGGTGTGATTGCCGGAAAGGGCTCTTGCTTGTGTATGAGCTTGTGCCTGGAGGCAGCCTGGACAAGCGTCTCCATGACCCTGAGAAACTGTTAACCTGGCAAGAAAG GTACAAGATCGCACTTGGCCTAGGCTCAGCCATACAATATCTCCACACGGAGTGCAACCAATGTGTCGTGCACGGCGACATCAAACCAAGCAACATCATGCTTGACTCGTCGGACAGCGCCAAGCTGGGCGACTTTGGGCTAGCACGGCTTGTTGACCATGGAGCAGAACCACAAACTACGCAGGTAATCGCGGGGACCGTCGGGTACATGGACCCTGAGTTTGTGAGCAGCCAGAAACGCGGCACAGAATCAGATGTCTACAGCTTTGGCATTGTGCTTCTTGAGATCGCCTCTGGCATGCGGCCAGTGGCTTCGGGGCAGCCCTCCGTGCTGCTGCTGAGACGCGTCTGGGACATGTACGACCGCAACTCGATCCTTGACGCCGCAGATGGAAGGCTCAGTGGCGATTTTGACGGACACCAGATGGAGCACGTGCTCGTGACGGGTCTCTGGTGCGCGCATCGCCACAAGAGCCAGCGGCCGTCCATTGAGCAAGCCATGGTTGCCCTGCGTCGTTGTAAAGATGATTTTGAGTCGCCGGTGGTtccggttccacttccggccatgCATTGGCCCGACTCCGAGCAAATGCGTTCCCTGGAGGAACAGGCATATGGCGACCTGCCCACCGGAAGCTCCAGTTCGGCATGCTTGTCTGCCGCTACTGTTTATCATACGCTTGAGCACTCGTCTCATCTTCCGGTACTCGACAGGTGCTGGCACCCATGCCAGTCGCTCTAA